From Panthera tigris isolate Pti1 chromosome B4, P.tigris_Pti1_mat1.1, whole genome shotgun sequence:
GGTTTGAGAAGACCTTGTCAGTCAGTCCCGGGATGTTCAGGAGCACAGGGATGGAGTTCAGGGCCTGGGAGGGCCACAGATGGGGGACCTTCCTGTGCTCAGGTGTTCACTTCCATCAGCCAGGTCCCTGCCACCTCCCGGGTGTCCCCACCATTGCAGTGGCTCCTCCCTAAGTTCGGGCCTTGATCCTCTTTCCTGGCTCGGGGCCCAGAAGGATAAATCTAAACCCTAGATCTCACGGGCTCTAGTGGCTTCCAATGAAGCAGGTACAGATTCCTTCCCGGGCCCTCTCCTGGGCTCCTGGACCCTGGGCCCGCCTCCCCGGCTCCGGGCCTGCGATCTCCCCACCTTCTCCAGACCCTTTGTCTTGGAATGCCTTTTCTCCCAGGCCCCTCCgtactccccctccccctcctcccccacgccCTCCTCCGGGAGGCGCGTTTTAGGGCGGAGGCCGCCTCCACGCAGCTCGCCCTGCAGGGCTCCTTggcgcccccgccccgcacctCACGCACGAAGCCGCTGTCCTCCTGCAGTCCCTTCAGTGCTCGGTCTATCAGCTTGTGGAGGCGCGGGTCGTCGTACTCGAAGCGGCGCCCGTAGGTGAGGGAAGCGATCACGTTGCTCACAGCTTTATTCAGAAGGGCCCTGGGGCTAAAAGGGCGTCCTGAGAGGGGACGGTGCGGGTCAGGGGGTCTCCTGCAtctcttccccagcccctccGTCCCTGTCTCCTGGGCCCCTCAGCCCCCAAACGCACCGGCATGGTCGGCGAAGGCTGCACAGAGGCACGACGCCTCCTCGGTCACCCACTGCTCCAGTGACTTCTTGCCCAGGCCGAAGTTGCGCAGGGTGGACAAGGCGAAGCGCCGCTGCTCGCGCCACTCGCGCCCGTAGCGCGCCATGAACAcccctggggcggggcggggcggtgggCGTGGTTTGACGCGCCCGCCCAGGGCACTCGGCCCCGCCCCCTTCGCaaggccccgcccctgccccgttcaCAGGCCcggccccctgcccgcccccacaAACCTTGCCCCCCACGCCCACTCAATCGCGCCCACTTTGACACCCACTTGCCGCTGGGGACTGGTCTCTCTGCCTGCCCGCCAGCTCTCCTCTGCTGGGGGCAGGTGTTGGCATCACCCTGCCCACCTTGACCCCTGCCCGGTAGGGAAAAGTCCTGGTCCGCCCCCTGCCTCGCCCATACAGTCTTCCTTCCCCCTCATTCCCGCCCACCCAGACGTCCTTTTCTTGACCGCTTCGGCCCTGGGCCCGCCCCTTCTCGGTCAGGCCCCGCCCTCATCCACCTCTATCAGACCCCGGCACTTGGCACCAGATCCTTCCTCCACCTGCGGCCACTCCAAATTCTTTGACTCTTCCCTGCACTGCATGTCCACGATCCTGCCTCCACTTAGCCCTGCCGGGTCTTGAGTCACTGCTGGCCCAGTCCCCGCCGGACCTCGGTCTGCCCCCCTTCTCCGCTTGCCTTGGGAGCGCGGCCCGAACCCCAGGTGCTCGTAGATCGGCATAGGTGGGCGGTCGGCAGTGTCCTCGCTGTGGTAGACCAAGGCCTCGCGCACGGCCTCCAGGCCGTTGAGCACGACCACGGGCGTCCAGGCCAGCTGCAGGCTGAACACGTCCCCGAAGCGGCGCCGCAGCTGCAGGCCGAGGTTTGAGGGCGTTTGTCAAGCCCGgttccgcccccccacccccacccccagcaggctGCGGCCCCAGTCTCATGGCGCTAGCCTTGGGGCACCCCTAGGCCTCCGGCAGCACGCTGGTGCAAGGGCGATATCTGGCCTAGTGACTCTGGGTCTACGGAGGAGGAGCTCACGCTGGATCAGACCTCTCAGCTAGGACTTTGCAAAGGTCACCAAAATTGTCAGTAGGCCAAGTTAGGATCCCATTCTAcgggtgaagaaactgaagtttacaGAGGTGAGCACTGAGACCCAAGAAACCACAGCAGCGAAAGAGTAGAAACTGTCCCCGTAATTATGTCACCCTCGGTTTCCTGATTTAAATGGGGCTCctatctgacttcagcccaggtcatgatctcacctttcgtgagctccagccccaaTTCGAGTGAGCCCCGCTTCTCGTTCTGCCCCTtgtgggtctctctctccctctctgccctttgctcacttgtgccctctctcagtaaataaaatagaaaataacacaaaataaaataataaagtaatttttaaaatggggctCATGACCAGACTGCGTCCCCGATTCTCAAGACCTTTCCTCCTGCTGTAATCAGAAGGGACCCAGGTCACATGATTTAAGCGCTGCCCGACTGGATCCCAAACCCACTGCCAAGCCCACACCCCACTCCAGGCCTTTGCCCTCTTTGACCTTTGATTGGAAAATCCCAATCGTCCTTCGGGCCCTGCACGGAGGCCGGCCGCCGTCAGCCTCTCACCCCTGCCTCCTGCGCTCGGCCCGTCTCCTTGTGCTCTCCTTGTGCGGCCTGTGGCTTCACCCCCCACCCGCCATCCGCCGCCGCTAGGCGGGGTCCCCATCCCCCTCTGCtgcccgcctcccgcctccctcaCCCGGTCGAAGTAGAAGAGCGTGTCCTGGAAGTCCATCTGCAGCAGGTTGCCCAGCAGCGGCAGCGGCATGGGGCCTGGCGGGAAGCGGGCAGCCCAGAATCTGCGCCTGTGCAGAAGGTCCACCAGGAGCAGGAAGAGGGCCACGGCTATGGCCAGGGGCCCCAGAGCATCCCCGGTCAGCAGTCCCATGGCCGCCTCAGTGCGTGCTGGGCTCCTCCGGCACACCAGGTACCTAGGACCGGGCCAGATGGGACGCTCAGCACATTTTGCGAGCCCAGCCAGCGCGGGCCCTCTTTCTAAAGGGACCCGAGGCCGGCCTTTGCCCTCTGCCCCGAGTCAACGTGTCAGGGGGACCGTGCTGCCAGCGGACACGAGGAGGAGCCGAGGAAGGTCAGGTGCAGGGGTGACCGCCGAAGTCCTGTCCCTCTTGGACTCTCGGGTGCTTCCCCAGGGTAGTGGGGTGAGATTAGTGGAGAGACGAGAAGCCCACCCCTCAGCCTGACTCTGCAGCTCTGTTAGAGGCTCCGAGGAAAAACCAGGGGTCATTGGACTTGATTCTGCCACCCACCCGTCGTATTAGGCTCGCACCCCTTAGTGTGGTCCCAGCCTCGTCCCCAGAACACACCCTTGTCTTCCCATATGTTACCTGCCCCCTCGCAAGTTTGTTACTGGCACTTGCCCAGTGCCCTAGGGAGGTCACAGTGATCAGAGGGTCCGTGGTGGCGGGGATGACGTTCTTGGTGTCCCCTTCACACTAGTTCACTCAACACAGAGAAACCCACAATCACGAACCACTCACACATTCAGACGCTACCCACGTGTTCACACACTGACCCGCAATCACAGCACACATTTACACACCCACAAAACCACGcaccacttacacacacacacacacacacacacacacacacactcagacccAGCACCAAGTCACCCTAGTTCCCGGTAGCTGCCCggaccccacccctgcctcctgcctcgaGGCTGCCCACAGTGGCGCTGTGGTCCCTCGCCTGGTAGGCGGGCCCAGCGTCCTCAGTTCTGACCTGATCTTGGCCTGTCGAGTTTccatctgggggtggggaggcagctggGTTGTTTTCAGAGCTTCCTACTCACGCTGACCGCCAGTTCAATGGCCTGGAGACGCCTTCCTAAGTTTGTTACAAATTCGTCCTTGGACCTCCTGGCTCTTGCGGCCACCCGAGTGATGAATGTCCTTCATGCCTGCCCCACTTTCCGGCGTGGGCACTTTCCCTTGTTGACTGAGCTGCCGCTGAGCTCAGGGGCGTGAGGGTGGCTTAGACCCGAGAGGTACCTCTGTCCTCTGAGGAGGaggcctgcttcctcctcctcctcctcctcctcatttgtCCTTGAACATCAGCTGCTCAAACTCATTCTGGAAGACGAGGGGATGGAAATCCAGTGGGACACAATTTCTTTCCGCCCTCACAGGCGCCCCCTGCTGAGGACCCCAGGGAGTGAATTCTCAGGACTCCCCTTGTGCCAGCGCCTTCCCCgcgtccccctccccgccccccccccccaggccaggTCCCCCGTGGCTCCAGTCCCAAGCCTTCCAGTCCTGACTCCGAGGTCCTTCCAGGAAAGATGCAAACCTGTGTGCCACCCGCACCAGGCTGGAGTCGTGCCAACCAGACCCTTCCTCTTGCTcagcctctctgctcctccgcgtAAGGCCTGGGTGACCACACCATGCCCGGCCTCACGCTCCTTCTCCAACAATGGAAGGGGCGGGAATTGAAGCTGAATTGTTACATCAGTGAGGCTGGTGGGAACTCTGAGGCCAAAACCTGCTCAGATGAGAAGGTAGTAGACCcagagggtgggaaggggcatTTCCCGGGCAGGGTCAGTCCCCTTCACCCGTCCCAGGGGTGTGTGAGGCACACTCTCATTCTGGAAACAGCCGGGGTATTCTCTCTCCCAGCTGaagcagggcctgggggaggcatCCCTTACCCCCACCCCATCGCCCCCGTTCTCCCCCTGCTTCGCCTTCCCACTGTAAGAGGACCAGGATCTTCCCGAGCGCCCTCTGACATCCCTGGCTCAGAGACGCCATTCAGAGGTGGCAACCCGGGGTCATATGGCTTCCAATGTTCGCAATTCCTGCTTGGCTTGTGGAAGCTGCTTCCTTCCCGAAGTCCCACACCCCTACTCTCCCGCTGGGCCCAGGACTTAGTTTTTTGGGACCCAGCTGGGCCTTCCCTGCATCTCGCCATGGCCAAGTACTTGATGGGCTTGGATTCTGTCCCACCCACACCGGAAGTACTATGTGCTGGGTACTGGGTGCTGGGCTAAGTACTGGCGACATGGTGGGAAGCACATGGTGGGCCCTGCTCCAAGGTGCTCAGGACCCGGAGGGGGCCAGGCCGGCAGCGTGGGGACTGCTTTCAGGGTCATGGGGACACTGCCCCAGGCTGGAGCAGGACTTTCTGGAGGACCCTGGAGCACTGCAAAGTCTTGtgcgtggtgggggtggggcagccgGAGGGAGGCGGCTGGAGGTGGCAGCTTTGCAAGTCTGGCTGAGGTCTAGA
This genomic window contains:
- the CYP2D6 gene encoding cytochrome P450, family 2, subfamily D, polypeptide 6 isoform X1; this encodes METRQAKIRYLVCRRSPARTEAAMGLLTGDALGPLAIAVALFLLLVDLLHRRRFWAARFPPGPMPLPLLGNLLQMDFQDTLFYFDRLRRRFGDVFSLQLAWTPVVVLNGLEAVREALVYHSEDTADRPPMPIYEHLGFGPRSQGVFMARYGREWREQRRFALSTLRNFGLGKKSLEQWVTEEASCLCAAFADHAGRPFSPRALLNKAVSNVIASLTYGRRFEYDDPRLHKLIDRALKGLQEDSGFVREALNSIPVLLNIPGLTDKVFSNQKALMTLLNELVQEHRITRDPTQPPRDLTDAFLDEIEKARGSPESSFNDENMLMVTADLFLAGMLSTSATLAWALLLMILHPDVQRRVQREIDEVLGPEQRPAMADQTRMPFTMAVMHEVQRFGDLAPLGVPHMTSRDIEVQGFLIPKGTTLITNLSSVLKDKTVWKKPFRFHPEHFLDAQGQFVKQEAFMPFSAGRRICLGEPLARMEFFLFFTCLLQRFSFSVPVGQPRPSDHGVFSFLMIPPPYQLCATPR